From the genome of Diabrotica virgifera virgifera chromosome 8, PGI_DIABVI_V3a:
CCCGAGTACtatgtttgcatcaatttagtctCGGAAAGTTTTGAAATTCCATAAAGTGACGTGTTTTAGCACTGAGCCTGTACACCAGATATTccgagggtcggttctgatggtgaAATTGTGTTAAGCAACCCAAAAAATAAGTAGTATGTTTTCATCAATCTCCAAAAGATGTGCTTTAGCAGTGACCCTTGACACGAGGTGCTCGGGGAAGGAGGTCGGTTCTAGCTTATTCATGATTTTGCCAAAAACGACAAAGAAATTTTGGTAAtcagtgaaaaattcccaggagcCTGATTATCGCAACAGcatattaaaatgtttaatccatacgacgttattaaaaaaacaatttataaacaaattaggaCAATCTTCAAATGCTATTTTAGAGGGCAGTtgaattgaaatttgaatttatcaatacatttatcgaaaacatacataaaactAAAAGTAATGATGTTTTACATagatttatattcttttggtaacagccgggtttttgcaattgaaatatagtaacatttaaatAACCAattaaatatttcataaattattaaatattttttaaccaatgtTTTTTTGcctaatactggtaacatagctcAAGTtctcctattaaataaaataattgatagtGGTTATTTAAAaagcaaataatatttttttgcaaatttggtttttaaaatttttatataattatttaaaaaaataggggttcaaatttaatttagtaagtcttatgtacAAGGTTTATCCTACAGTTTTGTAGAAAAAATTcctaaagaccttcattaaaatCTATCACATCAGAAGCTAAAAAAGTAAATAATATTGTGCAGAAAtcacccctttttaattatttaaacaatgatcccctcatacgAGTTGGaaacttttttcaaaatatcttctgtattcacctaaactttgatataaaatttattccaacttgtacggaattacattttgatgtttttttattttattaggctatttaGTTATTTTGTTAGTCATTTTATGATAAATGCGTTCGACATCAACTTTTTTACATGAGCGCTAAGAAGCTATAAATAGTGGTGTGTAATATTTGTCAACAGAAAGAATGGGAGCTAAGcgagaaaatctgaataaggaTAAAGTTGCTCCTTATGTCAATGTTTGAAATAATGGTGTCCAACACAAAGGCATAATagcataaaaaataaacaaaaaattttaataagttCTAAATgattaagtcaaaatttaatacaggATAACtacaaaaaaattatgaaaaacttGTAAAAAGTGGGTAATATGTATTTGTTGACAATGAAAAACATGAGttacaatatttacaaaaatacataACAATGTAATATTTGATATTACATACTACAATTTACTGACGATTTATGACAAGAATATCTGGGACAAAAATCCTGTAATCCATTTTTCTTTACACAATCACAATTGTTCAATAATACGCCTGCTATCAACTCAGCACGGATTGTGGATGGGTCCATGACCTTCGGTGTTTCTTTATTTTTACTCTGATCCTTTTTGTGGCATTTACTAGAGGACGACAAAACAGAGATAGCAGATTTGCAGGACGGGGAAGGAGAAGGATCTCTATGTGTTTCTTCCTTATTCTGCTCATTTTTATCGCGTTTACTAGCAGACGACTTAACGGATGTAACAGACTTACAGGAAGGAGCAGGTGATGGAACTCTATTTGTATTATTCCCATTTTTATCGCACTTACTAATGGACGACTTAACAGATGAAACAGATTTACAGGAAGGGGCGGGTGAAGGGTCTCTATGAGTTTCTCTATTGTAATTCTCCTTTTTCTCGCATCTACTAGCAGATGACTTAACAGATGTAACAGATTTGCAGGAAGCAGCTGGGGAAGGATCCCTGTATGTTTCTTTATTCTTTAAACTTTTAACACTAAAACCAAACAAACGGATAAGCTTTTCCGTATAATCAAcacctttttaagattttaacgggcattaaaaattaatttctgtTGACTTTTGTTACACTTTTGTTGTACTGTTAAGGGCAAATCTAGATATTTATTTAAATCGTAAAGCTTTgttaataaattgattttttcacTGAATgtttcaaccgcctattattacccctggttttaccccaG
Proteins encoded in this window:
- the LOC126889439 gene encoding uncharacterized protein LOC126889439 isoform X1 codes for the protein MTNSEKGCHIKGEKHEKNACIADSAVSIQSSKTEKRKNVNTAGELTRSQIQQNIGSHSCCGDCSVKSLKNKETYRDPSPAASCKSVTSVKSSASRCEKKENYNRETHRDPSPAPSCKSVSSVKSSISKCDKNGNNTNRVPSPAPSCKSVTSVKSSASKRDKNEQNKEETHRDPSPSPSCKSAISVLSSSSKCHKKDQSKNKETPKVMDPSTIRAELIAGVLLNNCDCVKKNGLQDFCPRYSCHKSSVNCSM
- the LOC126889439 gene encoding uncharacterized protein LOC126889439 isoform X2, producing the protein MTNSEKGCHIKGEKHEKNACIADSAVSIQSSKTEKRKNVNTAGELTRSQIQQNIGSHSCCGDCSVKSLKNKETYRDPSPAASCKSVTSVKSSASRCEKKENYNRETHRDPSPAPSCKSVSSVKSSISKCDKNGNNTNRVPSPAPSCKSVTSVKSSASKRDKNEQNKEETHRDPSPSPSCKSAISVLSSSSKCHKKDQSKNKETPKVMDPSTIRAELIAGVLLNNCDCVKKNGLQDFCPRYSCHKS